A region from the Triplophysa rosa linkage group LG4, Trosa_1v2, whole genome shotgun sequence genome encodes:
- the clrn2 gene encoding LOW QUALITY PROTEIN: clarin-2 (The sequence of the model RefSeq protein was modified relative to this genomic sequence to represent the inferred CDS: inserted 4 bases in 3 codons; substituted 1 base at 1 genomic stop codon), with protein MPTLWKRIVFSFGSILSIGSVVLLVVALSTERWITGTTLCQTGVDLVNASNPELEQFTGHIYYGLFQGGKTRRCGLGVRRSKIYIVPKARXKINGGLTFIXFLHSSVLLCLVSLAFCIYXARKVPYQSIKGPFSLYIYTLFSAMFACFLAAVHAISYRAWLTTKKLSPCILEESLCFSFGLCPTLTHXVNILVSSLQKIHTKIQTKQRTNPHFSIGERLKHCL; from the exons ATGCCAACTTTGTGGAAACGGATCGTGTTCTCCTTCGGTTCTATACTCAGCATTGGTTCTGTGGTGCTTCTCGTTGTGGCGCTCTCCACCGAGCGCTGGATTACCGGAACCACCCTGTGTCAGACAGGAGTGGATCTAGTGAACGCGTCTAACCCGGAGCTCGAGCAGTTCACGGGACATATTTACTACGGGCTCTTTCAGGGCGGGAAAACGCGGAGATGTGGACTCGGTGTTCGCCGCTCCAAAATAT ACATCGTTCCCAAAGCTCGTTAAAAAATCAATGGTGGTCTCACATTCA ACTTTCTTCATTCATCAGTATTGCTTTGCTTGGTCAGTTTAGCATTCTGTATAT AAGCCAGGAAAGTTCCTTATCAATCTATTAAAGGACCAT TCTCACTTTACATTTACACTCTGTTCAGCGCAATGTTCGCATGTTTCCTCGCAGCAGTTCATGCCATATCTTACAGAGCATGGCTAACTACAAAGAAACTTTCGCCTTGTATTCTTGAAGAGAGTCTCTGCTTTTCCTTCGGTCTGTGTCCCACGCTTACACA TGTCAACATTCTTGTTAGTAGCCTCCAGAAAATCCACACTAAAATACAGACTAAACAAAGAACGAACCCACATTTCTCAATTGGCGAGAGATTAAAACACTGCTTATGa